From Mucilaginibacter rubeus, a single genomic window includes:
- a CDS encoding multidrug effflux MFS transporter gives MNQTRMTKQKYTVLILILGSLTALGPFSIDMYLPGFTAIAKYMHTSTDEVALSLSSYFVGIAAGQLLYGPLLDRFGRKNPLYWGLGLYIVSSMGCFFSTSLEMLIVLRFFQAVGSCAASVAAMAMVRDLFPVEDNAKVFSLLILVLGASPMLAPTAGSYIAAAFEWQIIFLVLTIIAVLILVSVIFWLPESYQPDPSYSLKPGPIIGHFITVLKDAQFVTYAIGGAFAFAGLFAYVSASPIVFIDGFKVSGTQFGWIFAGLSVGFIGSSQLNSVLIKKYKSEQMIGAALILMVIISAVFFIGSLNHWFGIAGTIAMIFGVLCCIGIAAPNTSALSLAPFTKNAGSASAILGASQMAVGALSSIGISVIKQHSSLPMAAVMICSSILALLIVFIGKRFIKHKVEASGDVMVAH, from the coding sequence ATGAACCAAACACGCATGACCAAACAAAAATATACTGTGCTGATCCTGATATTAGGATCGCTCACAGCCCTTGGGCCTTTTTCTATCGATATGTACCTGCCGGGGTTCACGGCTATTGCTAAATATATGCATACCAGTACTGATGAGGTAGCGCTATCGTTATCAAGTTATTTCGTTGGCATAGCTGCCGGGCAATTGCTTTACGGACCTTTGCTCGATAGGTTTGGTCGCAAAAATCCATTGTACTGGGGGCTTGGCCTCTATATCGTATCATCGATGGGGTGTTTCTTCTCAACATCGCTTGAAATGCTTATTGTGCTTCGCTTTTTTCAGGCGGTAGGCAGCTGTGCGGCAAGTGTGGCAGCCATGGCTATGGTGCGCGATCTGTTTCCCGTTGAGGATAATGCCAAAGTATTTTCATTGCTGATACTGGTACTTGGCGCATCGCCCATGTTGGCCCCTACGGCTGGCAGTTATATTGCCGCCGCTTTTGAATGGCAAATCATTTTCCTGGTGCTAACCATTATAGCCGTGTTGATATTGGTATCAGTAATATTCTGGCTCCCCGAAAGCTATCAGCCTGACCCTTCGTATTCCTTAAAGCCCGGGCCGATAATAGGGCATTTTATAACTGTTTTAAAAGATGCACAGTTTGTAACGTATGCCATAGGTGGGGCGTTCGCGTTTGCCGGGCTGTTTGCCTACGTTTCGGCATCGCCTATTGTGTTTATCGATGGTTTTAAAGTGAGCGGAACTCAGTTTGGATGGATCTTCGCCGGGCTTTCGGTTGGTTTTATCGGCTCAAGTCAGCTAAACAGCGTGCTGATTAAAAAATACAAAAGCGAACAAATGATTGGCGCAGCACTGATTTTAATGGTAATAATCTCAGCTGTGTTTTTTATAGGCTCATTAAATCACTGGTTTGGGATAGCTGGCACTATCGCTATGATATTCGGCGTGTTATGCTGTATAGGTATAGCCGCACCAAATACTTCCGCGTTATCACTTGCTCCGTTCACAAAAAATGCCGGTTCGGCTTCGGCAATATTAGGTGCTTCGCAGATGGCTGTTGGGGCGCTGTCATCTATTGGTATCTCGGTAATAAAACAACATAGCTCGCTGCCTATGGCGGCTGTTATGATTTGCTCATCAATATTGGCGCTTTTAATTGTGTTTATAGGCAAACGGTTTATCAAACACAAAGTTGAAGCCAGTGGTGATGTTATGGTTGCGCATTAG
- a CDS encoding glycine zipper domain-containing protein — translation MKKLVIYMCFLIGLMLTISINADAQTTQKKGISKQGKGAIIGGAGGAIAGGLITHSAGGALVGGALGAGGGYIIGNEARRREEKRQRAARIAWRRAHPHHHYTTTKTTVTKTTTYH, via the coding sequence ATGAAAAAGTTAGTGATATATATGTGCTTTTTAATTGGCCTGATGCTAACTATCAGTATTAATGCCGATGCACAAACTACTCAGAAAAAAGGGATCAGCAAACAAGGTAAGGGTGCCATTATAGGTGGTGCCGGTGGTGCCATTGCCGGCGGACTAATTACACATAGTGCCGGTGGCGCTTTGGTTGGTGGCGCGCTTGGTGCCGGTGGTGGTTACATTATTGGTAATGAAGCCCGCAGGCGCGAGGAAAAAAGGCAACGCGCCGCCCGCATAGCATGGCGCAGGGCACATCCTCACCATCACTACACCACAACAAAAACAACGGTAACTAAAACTACAACTTACCATTAA
- a CDS encoding alpha/beta fold hydrolase, whose amino-acid sequence MKKLSASLCLFVFMLMIGNCVRAQQVAAAGNYYNSFDGAKIYYEVKGDGFPVILVHGFSGTGEGWKKGQLYNDLLTAGYKVIILDQRGNGRSDKPHTDAGYANDAEAKDIMGLATSLALKQYDIVGYSRGSIITSRVFVLDKRVQKAVMGGMGDAYTNPEWPRRIHAYKALMGDTSFHDVDGMIKYIRSNPFDELALAYQQKWQPSTSKQELAKVKIPVLLIDGTEDHDNGDEVALNKLIPGSKLVHVPGDHNSASRTAEFSKAVLDFLK is encoded by the coding sequence ATGAAAAAGCTATCGGCAAGTTTATGCCTGTTTGTTTTTATGCTGATGATCGGCAATTGTGTTAGGGCGCAACAGGTTGCGGCAGCCGGCAACTATTACAACTCTTTTGATGGTGCTAAGATCTATTACGAAGTAAAGGGCGATGGCTTCCCGGTAATATTGGTGCATGGCTTTTCGGGGACAGGTGAAGGCTGGAAAAAAGGACAGCTATATAATGATCTGTTGACAGCAGGCTACAAAGTGATCATATTAGATCAACGAGGTAACGGACGATCGGATAAGCCACATACCGATGCCGGTTATGCCAATGATGCAGAAGCTAAGGACATTATGGGCCTGGCCACCAGCCTGGCGCTGAAACAGTATGATATAGTTGGATACTCACGCGGATCTATCATTACTTCGCGGGTATTTGTACTGGATAAGCGCGTTCAAAAAGCTGTAATGGGCGGTATGGGCGATGCTTACACCAATCCCGAATGGCCGAGAAGAATTCATGCGTATAAGGCTTTAATGGGCGATACCAGTTTTCATGATGTTGACGGGATGATCAAATACATCCGCAGTAATCCTTTTGATGAGCTTGCGTTGGCCTATCAACAAAAATGGCAACCATCTACCAGTAAACAGGAATTGGCCAAAGTGAAAATTCCGGTGCTGCTGATTGACGGAACCGAAGACCATGATAATGGTGATGAAGTTGCCCTTAATAAACTTATCCCCGGCTCAAAACTGGTACACGTTCCCGGCGATCATAACAGCGCCAGTCGTACTGCCGAATTCTCAAAAGCGGTACTGGATTTCCTGAAATAA
- a CDS encoding gluconate:H+ symporter codes for MVLLTILFCIILLVLLVSLIKVNPFIAFLIVSIIAGLLLGIPINKVTASVQKGMGDIMGQLLIIICLGAMLGKLVAVSGAAQKIAGVLVHAVGEKYIQWALVVAGFIIGIPLFYGIGFVLMVPLIFSVVYKYKLPAVYIGLPMLASLSVTHGFLPPHPSPSALVALFHANMATTFIYGLAIAIPAILLAGPVFAQFLKKIPSEPLATFRAEELPAEKLPGAFNSFFTALLPVLLLMLTAFFPYLNIKDPGISKVVTFLGDPSIVMLIALLVATYTLGVKQGKSMGQLAGSFTDAVKDVALILLIIAGSGAFKEVLTASGVSSQIASQLEALNLPPLLLGWVIAAIIRISLGSATVAGLTAAGIVAPLVLQNHVNPNLMVLSIGAGSLAFSHVNDSGFWLFKEYFNLSIKDTIKSWSVMESLVSVIGLAGVMIINLFVK; via the coding sequence ATGGTATTGTTAACTATCCTTTTTTGTATCATCTTATTGGTTTTGCTGGTGAGCCTCATTAAGGTAAACCCTTTTATTGCGTTCCTGATTGTATCTATAATTGCAGGTTTATTGCTGGGGATCCCTATTAATAAAGTAACCGCCTCTGTACAGAAGGGCATGGGCGATATTATGGGACAGTTGCTTATCATTATTTGCCTGGGCGCCATGCTTGGGAAACTTGTGGCAGTAAGTGGGGCTGCGCAAAAAATAGCCGGGGTACTTGTTCATGCCGTAGGCGAAAAATATATTCAATGGGCGCTGGTTGTTGCCGGGTTCATTATAGGTATCCCGCTATTTTACGGCATTGGCTTTGTGCTTATGGTGCCGCTCATATTTTCGGTAGTTTACAAATACAAACTGCCTGCGGTTTACATCGGCTTACCTATGCTGGCCTCATTATCTGTAACTCATGGTTTTTTGCCCCCGCACCCTTCGCCATCGGCATTAGTTGCGTTGTTCCATGCTAATATGGCAACTACCTTTATTTACGGCCTCGCGATTGCAATTCCGGCCATTTTATTGGCCGGTCCTGTGTTTGCCCAGTTTCTTAAAAAGATCCCGTCCGAGCCGCTGGCCACCTTCAGGGCCGAGGAATTACCTGCCGAAAAACTTCCCGGCGCGTTTAACAGCTTTTTTACCGCTCTGCTGCCGGTTTTACTTCTGATGCTTACCGCGTTTTTCCCATACCTCAATATTAAAGACCCGGGCATATCAAAAGTGGTTACTTTCCTTGGTGATCCTTCAATAGTTATGTTGATAGCCCTTTTAGTGGCTACTTATACCTTAGGGGTAAAACAGGGTAAAAGCATGGGGCAGCTTGCAGGCAGCTTTACCGACGCTGTAAAAGACGTAGCTTTAATATTATTGATCATAGCCGGTTCTGGTGCGTTTAAAGAAGTTTTAACAGCCAGCGGCGTAAGCAGCCAGATAGCATCGCAATTGGAAGCGCTTAATTTACCTCCTTTGCTGCTTGGGTGGGTGATAGCCGCTATTATCCGTATTAGTCTGGGCTCGGCTACTGTGGCAGGCTTAACGGCTGCAGGCATTGTAGCGCCGCTGGTTTTACAAAACCATGTTAACCCCAACTTAATGGTGTTATCTATTGGTGCAGGTAGTCTGGCATTCTCGCATGTAAATGATTCGGGGTTCTGGTTATTTAAAGAGTATTTTAATTTGAGTATTAAAGATACTATCAAATCCTGGTCGGTAATGGAATCACTTGTTTCTGTTATCGGGCTTGCAGGCGTAATGATCATTAACTTGTTTGTTAAATAA
- a CDS encoding response regulator has translation MVKRILVLDDNQDILDIVHETLTYEQFEVKSTSISTDVLPLLESFEPDLVILDYRVAGTNGGEICRNIKVHPRFGNTPVIIFSAYVSNDSELISYGCDAIINKPFDLAELVEKVNNLL, from the coding sequence ATGGTAAAGCGTATTTTAGTATTGGATGACAACCAGGACATCCTTGATATTGTTCACGAAACCCTTACTTACGAGCAGTTTGAAGTTAAAAGTACATCTATAAGTACCGATGTACTTCCCTTGCTTGAAAGTTTTGAGCCTGATTTGGTTATTCTGGACTATCGGGTTGCCGGCACAAACGGCGGCGAAATTTGCCGTAACATTAAAGTTCATCCCCGGTTTGGCAATACTCCGGTAATTATCTTTTCGGCTTATGTTAGTAACGATAGCGAGTTAATTAGCTATGGTTGTGACGCCATAATCAATAAACCTTTTGACCTGGCCGAACTTGTCGAGAAAGTTAATAACCTGCTTTAA
- a CDS encoding PleD family two-component system response regulator has product MDDDKDILEIIKYILEDSGYEVETLAEGRSLFDRIKQHEPDLILLDIMLGNLDGRELCKTLKNQQETKNIPVILISASHNPGILTQTGSPDDFIAKPFDIDVLLSAVSRQLKSAA; this is encoded by the coding sequence GTGGACGACGATAAAGATATTTTAGAGATAATAAAATACATACTGGAAGATTCAGGCTATGAGGTAGAAACCTTAGCTGAAGGCAGAAGTCTATTCGACCGCATAAAACAACATGAACCAGATTTAATTTTGCTCGACATTATGTTGGGGAATTTAGATGGCCGCGAGCTTTGCAAAACCCTTAAAAATCAGCAGGAAACTAAAAATATACCCGTTATTTTAATCTCAGCCAGCCATAATCCCGGCATTCTTACCCAGACAGGATCACCTGATGACTTTATAGCCAAGCCCTTTGATATTGATGTGTTGCTAAGCGCAGTAAGCCGGCAATTAAAGAGCGCCGCCTGA
- a CDS encoding GbsR/MarR family transcriptional regulator → MELAEAKLKFIEAWGKLGSEWGINRTMAQVHALLMISPEALTTEEVMAELSISRGNANMTLRDLIDWGLVEKQHKTGERKEFFYAEKDVWTIARRVAEERKKRELTPIIKILDQLGAVEGDAKDPAYKTFKTTVTDINKLANNVNKTLDTMLKAEENWFFGSILKVFK, encoded by the coding sequence ATGGAATTGGCAGAGGCAAAGCTGAAGTTTATTGAAGCCTGGGGTAAGCTGGGATCGGAGTGGGGGATTAACCGCACCATGGCCCAGGTACATGCCTTGCTAATGATTTCGCCGGAAGCTTTGACTACAGAAGAGGTAATGGCCGAGCTAAGCATCTCACGCGGAAACGCCAACATGACCCTGCGTGATTTGATTGACTGGGGACTTGTTGAAAAACAACACAAAACAGGCGAACGTAAAGAGTTTTTTTATGCCGAGAAAGATGTGTGGACTATTGCCCGTCGGGTAGCAGAAGAGCGTAAAAAACGTGAGCTTACACCTATTATTAAAATACTTGATCAGTTAGGGGCAGTTGAAGGTGATGCAAAAGATCCGGCCTATAAAACATTTAAAACAACGGTTACTGATATCAACAAGCTGGCAAACAACGTGAATAAAACATTGGATACCATGCTTAAGGCCGAAGAGAACTGGTTTTTTGGTTCGATATTGAAAGTGTTCAAATAA
- a CDS encoding tetratricopeptide repeat protein encodes MIKTRYITLLIPVFLVSTARAQQNPSTQIYRTYHAALDLMDKGKFSSAAEQFRLVEAYKIKTSTQPQFETELSLTKENCQYYEAYCALNLGNDDAESMFLRFIKEHPENPLTKQAFFQIGKSYFKQGKYEDAIRWFNKVEAGELNGHDNTEYKFRKGYAYFELKDYKNAQLLFGEVKNKRTEFTEDATYYFAYIAYLNKDYHLALVNFEKLKNSKKYENSYPYYISAVYFLDKRYDDVINYAVPIVNSTHQQNETEMLRIIAASYFAKADYDNAVKYYGRFEDRDQGRTQNTQDSYQMGYTYFKVGNYAKAASELEKLVEQHDVYSQSGNYTLGDVFLKMNNKQSARNAFLNASKLDYDKQLQEDALYEYAKLSYELDFNLQALGATRLYLATYPRSKRIDEVKVLLGEELLNSRSYKEAVEILEPIPNKNQSARLAYQKVTYYRGLEFYNERAFENAIGIFLRSLKDPVDSKTEALTNYWMAEAMFEVRKYGESVETFEKFLSMPEAKETDVSNYANYALAYAAFGDEQYKKAATYFEKFLQGDVKDANTQNDAITRLADSYFVMKSYGNAMTYYNRIIAMHNQGEDYALFQRGMIQGLQGSLDTKISTLNDVLNKFPNSDYADDASFEIAYTYFLKTDGEKAKTDLQAMIQKYPNSSYVPRALVTIGLIDYNAGNDDLAVESFKKVVQDYSSTDEAKQSLKQIEKIYTDKGDAQTFINYAGTTPIGNYTTSDQESIMITAANNLYLKGDWQGTVSAVNAYFDKFPGKQIYEKQARFIRAQGLAALGRTDEAVVDYNVILNDWTSAYSEKALISMAKLYMQQKKYNEAVVFLKRLETNAEYKADYTFAITNLMYCYSEMLMTDDAIKYAELVKTNDKTSQEDKFKTGLYEGKAYLATGDTAIAVKQFTYTATNTKTVAAAEARYNLALIEYEKGRYKTAQKMCFDLAKEMPNYDYWVAKTYILLSDTYVGLKDSFQAKATLQSIIDNYKADDDILPTAKEKLDKLSGRKTKAPAASTKETTQPDTTNKQ; translated from the coding sequence ATGATCAAAACAAGATACATCACCCTGCTCATTCCCGTATTTTTAGTTTCAACAGCACGAGCCCAGCAAAACCCTTCCACTCAAATCTACCGCACCTATCATGCGGCTTTGGATCTGATGGACAAAGGAAAATTTTCGTCGGCTGCCGAACAATTCCGCCTGGTTGAAGCTTACAAAATTAAAACAAGTACCCAACCTCAGTTTGAAACCGAGCTATCGCTCACCAAAGAAAACTGCCAGTATTACGAAGCCTATTGTGCCCTTAATCTGGGTAATGATGATGCCGAAAGCATGTTCCTTCGGTTTATAAAAGAACATCCCGAAAACCCGCTTACTAAACAAGCTTTCTTCCAGATAGGTAAATCATATTTTAAACAAGGTAAATATGAAGATGCCATCCGCTGGTTTAATAAGGTTGAAGCAGGTGAGCTTAACGGGCACGACAATACCGAGTATAAATTCCGTAAAGGCTACGCTTACTTTGAGTTAAAAGATTACAAAAATGCCCAGTTACTTTTTGGCGAGGTTAAAAATAAGCGCACCGAGTTTACCGAAGACGCTACTTACTACTTTGCCTATATCGCTTACCTAAATAAGGATTATCACCTTGCTCTGGTAAACTTTGAAAAGCTTAAAAACTCTAAAAAATACGAAAACAGCTATCCTTACTATATTTCGGCTGTTTACTTTTTAGATAAACGTTATGATGATGTGATCAACTACGCGGTACCTATCGTGAACAGCACACATCAGCAAAACGAAACTGAAATGCTGCGCATCATAGCTGCATCATACTTTGCCAAGGCCGATTATGATAACGCGGTTAAATACTATGGCCGCTTTGAAGACCGCGATCAGGGCCGTACCCAAAACACGCAGGACAGCTACCAGATGGGTTACACCTATTTTAAGGTAGGTAACTATGCCAAGGCAGCCAGCGAGTTGGAAAAACTGGTTGAGCAGCATGACGTTTACAGCCAAAGCGGTAACTATACACTGGGCGATGTGTTCCTGAAAATGAACAATAAACAAAGTGCCCGTAACGCTTTCCTTAATGCATCAAAATTGGATTACGACAAGCAATTACAGGAAGACGCGCTTTATGAGTACGCTAAACTATCATACGAGCTTGACTTTAACCTGCAGGCCTTAGGTGCTACAAGGTTATACCTGGCTACTTATCCACGTTCAAAACGTATTGACGAGGTTAAGGTATTATTAGGCGAAGAGTTGTTGAACTCGCGCAGCTACAAAGAAGCTGTTGAGATCCTGGAGCCTATCCCTAACAAAAACCAGAGCGCCCGTTTAGCGTATCAGAAAGTTACCTATTACCGCGGTCTGGAATTTTATAATGAGCGCGCTTTTGAAAACGCGATAGGTATTTTCTTGCGTTCGTTAAAAGATCCGGTTGATAGCAAAACCGAAGCGTTAACTAATTACTGGATGGCGGAGGCTATGTTTGAGGTTCGTAAATACGGTGAATCTGTTGAAACCTTTGAGAAGTTCCTGAGCATGCCTGAGGCTAAAGAAACCGATGTATCTAATTATGCCAACTACGCTTTAGCTTACGCTGCCTTTGGCGACGAGCAATACAAAAAAGCGGCTACCTATTTCGAAAAGTTTTTACAGGGTGATGTAAAAGACGCGAACACCCAAAACGACGCCATCACCCGCCTGGCCGATAGCTACTTTGTAATGAAGAGCTACGGTAATGCCATGACCTATTATAACCGTATTATAGCCATGCACAACCAGGGCGAAGATTACGCGTTGTTTCAGCGTGGTATGATCCAGGGCTTACAGGGTTCGTTAGATACCAAGATCAGTACTTTGAATGATGTACTGAATAAATTCCCTAACTCTGATTACGCCGATGACGCGTCGTTCGAGATTGCTTACACTTACTTCCTGAAAACCGACGGAGAGAAAGCAAAGACCGACCTACAGGCTATGATCCAGAAATATCCGAACAGTAGCTACGTACCACGTGCATTGGTTACTATTGGTTTGATTGATTACAATGCCGGCAATGATGACCTGGCAGTTGAATCATTTAAAAAAGTAGTTCAGGATTATTCATCAACCGATGAGGCTAAACAATCTTTAAAACAGATTGAAAAGATCTATACCGATAAAGGCGATGCCCAAACATTTATTAACTATGCAGGCACTACTCCTATCGGTAACTATACTACATCTGATCAGGAAAGCATCATGATCACTGCAGCCAATAACCTTTACCTTAAAGGCGACTGGCAAGGTACTGTAAGCGCTGTGAACGCTTACTTTGATAAGTTCCCGGGCAAACAGATCTACGAAAAACAAGCACGCTTTATCCGCGCGCAAGGTTTAGCAGCTTTAGGTCGTACAGACGAGGCTGTTGTTGATTACAACGTGATCCTGAACGACTGGACAAGCGCTTACAGCGAAAAAGCGTTGATCAGCATGGCTAAACTATACATGCAGCAAAAGAAATACAATGAAGCCGTTGTGTTCCTGAAACGTTTGGAAACCAATGCCGAATACAAGGCCGATTATACGTTCGCCATCACCAACCTGATGTATTGCTACTCGGAAATGTTGATGACCGACGATGCCATCAAGTACGCCGAATTGGTGAAAACTAACGATAAAACATCGCAGGAAGATAAATTTAAAACCGGTTTGTATGAAGGTAAAGCCTATCTGGCAACCGGTGATACCGCTATTGCTGTTAAGCAATTTACTTATACCGCTACAAACACTAAAACTGTTGCCGCTGCCGAAGCCCGTTATAACCTTGCCCTTATTGAGTATGAAAAAGGCCGTTATAAAACAGCGCAAAAAATGTGTTTTGACCTGGCCAAGGAAATGCCTAACTACGATTACTGGGTTGCAAAAACATACATTTTGTTATCAGACACCTATGTGGGCTTAAAAGATAGCTTCCAGGCAAAAGCAACCCTGCAAAGTATCATTGATAACTATAAAGCCGATGACGACATATTACCTACTGCTAAAGAAAAGCTGGATAAACTGAGTGGCCGCAAAACCAAGGCACCTGCTGCAAGTACCAAAGAAACTACCCAGCCAGATACAACTAACAAACAGTAA
- a CDS encoding SPOR domain-containing protein yields the protein MDIANYLSELLGRYTEVSVPGLGCFSRLRVNGYYDDAQATLHPPGHKLHFDQQLKDDEILTRYIAEKKKISLASSKYFTEKYINSLKQELALREVPFAELGWFYLQDGKVAFRAQEQGIDPLFFGLPAIKINKVNYIPPPPPPPPLPSAIPLQQTFTPPPVATVPLNNEPEYIADEPEVERSSNIWIIIALVIVALAAALFGVYKYNPALLHLNDRDTTEQPKVETPKATPVVKQDSTKKDSAPASVDTTKAISKPVEALNKPTANADTVAKTEYAIFLGSFKTETKSEEAVKDYKRKGIDARILKGPGTGPRIKIIIGGFASSDEAETARKKLVSQGKITKDTYSKQITDSTK from the coding sequence ATGGATATAGCCAATTATTTAAGCGAACTACTTGGCCGGTACACTGAAGTAAGTGTACCCGGCCTGGGCTGCTTTTCGCGCCTCCGTGTAAATGGCTATTATGATGATGCCCAGGCAACATTGCACCCTCCCGGTCATAAACTGCATTTTGATCAGCAGCTAAAAGACGATGAGATACTGACGCGTTACATTGCCGAAAAAAAGAAGATCTCACTGGCATCATCCAAATATTTCACCGAAAAATATATCAACAGCCTTAAACAGGAGCTTGCCCTACGCGAAGTTCCTTTTGCCGAACTGGGTTGGTTTTATTTACAGGATGGAAAAGTAGCGTTCAGGGCGCAGGAACAGGGTATAGATCCTTTATTTTTTGGTTTGCCTGCAATTAAAATCAACAAGGTAAACTATATACCGCCACCTCCTCCGCCGCCGCCTTTACCAAGTGCAATACCGTTACAGCAAACTTTTACACCGCCACCGGTAGCTACAGTTCCGCTTAATAATGAGCCGGAGTATATTGCCGATGAGCCGGAAGTTGAACGCAGCTCAAACATCTGGATTATTATCGCGCTGGTAATAGTCGCCCTTGCCGCCGCGTTATTTGGCGTTTATAAATATAACCCGGCATTGTTACATCTTAATGACCGGGACACAACAGAACAACCAAAGGTTGAAACTCCGAAAGCAACTCCTGTAGTTAAACAGGATAGTACCAAAAAGGACTCAGCTCCGGCAAGCGTAGATACGACCAAGGCAATTTCCAAACCTGTTGAAGCGTTAAATAAGCCAACCGCCAATGCTGATACGGTTGCAAAAACTGAATACGCTATTTTCTTAGGATCATTTAAAACGGAAACTAAAAGCGAAGAGGCTGTTAAAGACTATAAGAGAAAAGGCATTGATGCCCGCATACTGAAAGGTCCAGGCACCGGTCCGCGTATTAAAATAATCATCGGAGGATTTGCATCATCTGATGAAGCTGAAACCGCGAGAAAAAAACTCGTATCACAAGGAAAAATAACTAAAGACACATACTCAAAACAAATTACTGATTCTACGAAATGA
- a CDS encoding MotA/TolQ/ExbB proton channel family protein: MTLLLIQQLTDTAKHLADTANHAVTTAAAPVEELRFGDLLIKGGWVMIPIGILAVLGLVIFFERYFTIRKASRDESNLMVQVRSSIHSGNLESAIAICRNNNTPLGRMLQKGLLRIGRPIKDIEGAIENVGKLEVSKLEKNIGILGIVAGIAPMFGFLGTIAGVIKIFYDISKTDNISMGVISGGLYVKMVTSAAGLFVGIVAYVCYHVLNMMVDKVILKLETDAIEFIDLLEEPSK; encoded by the coding sequence ATGACTTTATTATTAATACAGCAACTTACAGATACCGCCAAACATCTGGCAGACACCGCAAATCACGCCGTAACAACTGCAGCCGCACCTGTCGAAGAACTTCGTTTTGGCGACCTGCTGATCAAAGGTGGCTGGGTAATGATCCCGATAGGTATTTTGGCTGTATTGGGGCTGGTTATATTTTTTGAGCGTTACTTTACCATCCGTAAAGCATCACGCGACGAATCAAACCTGATGGTACAAGTCCGTTCAAGTATTCACTCGGGTAACCTTGAATCGGCTATAGCTATTTGCCGTAACAACAACACCCCACTTGGCCGCATGTTACAGAAAGGGTTGTTGCGCATTGGTCGCCCAATAAAAGATATTGAAGGAGCAATCGAAAACGTTGGTAAGCTGGAAGTATCCAAACTGGAAAAAAACATTGGTATTTTAGGTATCGTAGCCGGTATCGCGCCTATGTTCGGGTTCCTGGGTACTATTGCCGGGGTAATCAAGATCTTTTATGATATCTCAAAAACCGATAACATCAGCATGGGTGTAATTTCGGGCGGTTTATACGTAAAAATGGTGACATCTGCGGCAGGTTTGTTTGTAGGTATTGTTGCTTACGTATGCTACCATGTTTTAAATATGATGGTTGATAAAGTGATCCTGAAACTGGAAACCGATGCCATTGAATTTATTGACTTGTTAGAGGAGCCGAGCAAATGA
- a CDS encoding ExbD/TolR family protein yields MNLRKRHRGASAEVHTSAMNDIMFFLLLFFLIASTVTNPNVIKLVLPKSSTGQSVSKKTITVSVTKDLKYYVDKKEIPVDALQTTLAGYKNLATELTIVLYVDKTVAIQDVVQVMDVAQKLNIKLVLATEPKG; encoded by the coding sequence ATGAATTTAAGGAAACGACACAGGGGCGCATCGGCAGAGGTACATACATCGGCAATGAACGATATTATGTTCTTCCTGCTGCTGTTTTTCCTCATAGCATCAACAGTTACCAACCCTAACGTTATTAAGCTGGTATTGCCTAAATCGTCAACCGGGCAATCGGTATCTAAAAAAACGATAACGGTATCGGTAACCAAGGACCTGAAATACTACGTAGATAAAAAAGAGATCCCGGTAGATGCCCTGCAAACCACACTGGCAGGCTATAAAAACCTGGCCACCGAACTTACCATAGTTTTATATGTTGATAAAACTGTAGCCATACAGGATGTGGTACAGGTAATGGACGTAGCACAAAAATTGAATATTAAACTGGTTTTGGCAACAGAACCTAAGGGATAA